From the genome of Gemmatimonadales bacterium:
ACGTCGACGCCATCCTTCTCGACTCGGGCAATCAGGACCTTGCCGTGAAGGAGCTGGGAGGAACGGGCCGCACCCATGACTGGACCCTCAGCCGGCGCATCCGCGAGCTGGTGGACGTGCCGGTCTGGCTGGCCGGTGGCCTCAACGCCGGCAACGTGGCCGAGGCGATCGGCGCGGTGGAGCCGTTCGGCGTGGACCTGTGCAGCGGCGTGCGGACCGACGGCAAGCTCGACGAAGACAAGCTGAAGGCGTTCACAGACGCCGTCGAGCGGGCCAACCGGAGTTGAGCCGGGAACCGCCGGAGGGCAGCTCGCATTACGACGGGGAACCCATGACAGTCAAACGCCACCACTGGATCGTCCGCTTCACGCACTGGGTGAACGGCGTGCTTCTCGTCGGCATGATCGCGAGCGGGCTCCAGATCTACCTCGTGCTGCTCGGCGCGCTGTCGCTTCTGACGGGGTGGGCGATCTGGAAACCCGTCCAGCTCGGCTGGCTGACTTCACTGTTCGGCGGCTACGAGCTGGCGCGCTACTGGCATTTCCTAACGGTCTGGATCTTCGTCGGCTTCATACTCGTGCACGTTGCGCTGGTCTTCCTGGTGGATCCCGCGTCGATGCGGGCGATCGTCACGGGATGGTACAGGGGGAGGTTTCCGAGCCATGGAGCGTGACACGAGTAGGTCAGCAGGCCAACGGGCCGGCGCGCCGAGCGCTGCGGAACCGCGCGCTGGGTCGCTCGACCGCCGCCAATTCGTGCTCGCCGCCGCCGCCGGCGCATCGTCGGTGTTGAGCGCCTGTGGCTGGGACGGCGGGCCGTTCGCGAAGCACCTCGCCGGCTTCTCCGGCTTCAACGACTGGGTATCGGCGCGGCTGCTCAGCGATCGGCTCGCGCGCGAGTACCCGGTCGCGAAGCGCACCCCCGAGCGCGACTTTCCGGCGTACTTCGTCAGCCGAGGCATGCCGATGCTCGCCGACCCGGCGGCGTGGCGCCTCGAGGTGACGGGGCTCGTTATGCGGCCGGCCTCGCTCACGCTCGAGCAGGTAATGGCGTTCCCGCGGCTCACCTACACCGTCAAGCATCACTGCGTAGAAGGCTGGAGCGCGATCGCGACCTGGAGCGGCGTGCCACTCCGCGCTCTGGCCGACCGCGTCGAGCCGCTGTCCGCCGCCCGGTACGTGATGTTCCGCTCGTTCGACAGCGGGTACTCCAACGGCTGGGACCTGGCGTCCGCGATGCACCCGCAGACCATCCTCGCCTACGCATACAACGGTCGCCGCCTCAGGCCCGATCACGGCGCGCCGCTCCGCCTCTACTCGCCGACCAAGCTCGGCTACAAGAACACCAAGTACCTGCTCTCGGTGGAGTTCACTGACCAACGGCCCGGAGGCTACTGGGAGGACCGGGGCTACCCCTGGTTCGGCGGGGTGTAGGCGGGCCGGCCGCGAGTCGCAGTCGACCCTGAAGCTGGCGCGAGTCCGCGCGCGGCCTTACGTTGAACGCACAGCATGCCCCTCGGCCTCACCCCCGTCCGCACTAGGCGCGACCTCAAGCGCTTCATCTACCTTCCGGAGCGGCTCCACCGCGACCATCCGAAGTGGATGCCTCCCATCTATTGGGATGAGTGGGAC
Proteins encoded in this window:
- a CDS encoding cytochrome b/b6 domain-containing protein; its protein translation is MTVKRHHWIVRFTHWVNGVLLVGMIASGLQIYLVLLGALSLLTGWAIWKPVQLGWLTSLFGGYELARYWHFLTVWIFVGFILVHVALVFLVDPASMRAIVTGWYRGRFPSHGA
- a CDS encoding molybdopterin-dependent oxidoreductase; protein product: MLAAAAGASSVLSACGWDGGPFAKHLAGFSGFNDWVSARLLSDRLAREYPVAKRTPERDFPAYFVSRGMPMLADPAAWRLEVTGLVMRPASLTLEQVMAFPRLTYTVKHHCVEGWSAIATWSGVPLRALADRVEPLSAARYVMFRSFDSGYSNGWDLASAMHPQTILAYAYNGRRLRPDHGAPLRLYSPTKLGYKNTKYLLSVEFTDQRPGGYWEDRGYPWFGGV